A single Brassica rapa cultivar Chiifu-401-42 chromosome A04, CAAS_Brap_v3.01, whole genome shotgun sequence DNA region contains:
- the LOC103864377 gene encoding cytochrome P450 71B2-like isoform X1, which yields MAILLCFFLVLLFTLVSSNFLKKITNSKFNLPPSPSSLPVIGNLHHLAGLPHRCFHNLSKKYGPVMLLRLGSVPVVVISSSEAAEAVLKAHDLECCSRPKTLGTGKFSYGFKDIALSQYGEYWRKMRKLAVIELFSLKRVQSFRYIREEEVGLVVKKVSESALRQSPVDLSKTFFSLTASIICRVALGQNFNEDGFVINQERIQELITEATEAIGTFTFYDFFPGALGRFLDWLFQRHKKINKVFEELDAFYQHVIDDHLTLEGRKDPDIVSLMLDMIDKQGNEDSFKLNIDNVKAILMDLFLAGVDTSAVTMIWAMSELVRNPRALKKAQEKIRTTLGEKKEIITEDDLGKVDYLTLIIKETFRLHPALPFILPRETMSHVKIQGYDIPPKTQIQINVWTIGRDPKRWTDPKEFIPERFTDSSVDFRGQHFELLPFGSGRRMCPAMPMGVATVELGLMNLLYFFDWELPDGINFGDIDMEETGNISIVKKVPLQLVPLQRY from the exons atggcgatcttgctctgtttcttcttgGTTTTGCTTTTTACTCTCGTATCATCAAACTTTCTTAAAAAGATTACAAACTCAAAGTTTAATCTTCCTCCAAGCCCTTCAAGTCTTCCAGTCATTGGAAACTTACACCATCTTGCAGGATTGCCTCACAGATGTTTTCATAACCTCTCTAAGAAATATGGACCAGTGATGCTTCTCCGTCTCGGGTCGGTTCCGGTGGTTGTTATCTCATCGAGTGAAGCAGCTGAAGCAGTTCTCAAAGCTCATGACTTGGAATGTTGCAGCCGACCAAAGACGTTAGGGACAGGAAAATTCTCTTACGGTTTCAAAGACATCGCTCTTTCTCAATACGGTGAGTATTGGCGGAAAATGCGGAAACTCGCAGTGATAGAGCTTTTTAGCCTCAAAAGGGTTCAATCGTTTAGGTATATCAGAGAGGAAGAGGTTGGACTTGTGGTGAAGAAAGTGTCTGAATCTGCTTTGAGACAATCTCCTGTAGATTTAAGCAAAACCTTTTTCTCACTCACCGCAAGCATCATTTGTAGAGTAGCTTTAGGACAGAACTTCAACGAGGATGGCTTTGTTATCAATCAAGAAAGGATCCAAGAACTTATTACCGAAGCAACAGAAGCTATAGGGACTTTCACTTTCTATGACTTCTTCCCTGGTGCACTTGGAAGATTCCTAGATTGGTTGTTTCAACGTCACAAGAAGATCAACAAAGTCTTTGAAGAGCTTGATGCTTTTTACCAACATGTGATTGATGACCACTTGACACTAGAAGGAAGGAAAGACCCGGATATTGTTTCCTTGATGTTGGATATGATCGATAAACAAGGAAACGAAGATTCTTTCAAACTCAATATTGATAATGTCAAGGCTATCCTCATG GATCTATTTCTCGCGGGGGTAGATACTAGTGCTGTAACAATGATTTGGGCGATGTCTGAACTTGTTAGAAACCCTAGAGCACTGAAGAAAGCTCAGGAAAAGATTCGAACCACCCTTGGGGAGAAAAAGGAAATAATCACTGAAGATGATCTAGGCAAAGTTGATTACTTGACGCTCATAATCAAGGAAACATTCAGACTACATCCAGCACTTCCATTTATACTCCCACGAGAAACAATGTCTCACGTCAAGATCCAAGGCTACGATATTCCCCCGAAAACGCAAATTCAAATTAACGTATGGACAATCGGACGTGACCCCAAGCGTTGGACCGACCCTAAAGAGTTCATCCCTGAACGGTTTACTGATAGTTCGGTAGATTTCAGAGGACAACATTTTGAGTTGTTACCGTTTGGGTCTGGTCGGAGGATGTGTCCCGCGATGCCAATGGGTGTTGCTACCGTGGAGCTAGGATTGATGAATTTGCTTTACTTTTTTGATTGGGAATTGCCTGATGGAATTAACTTTGGAGACATTGATATGGAAGAAACTGGTAATATCTCCATTGTCAAAAAAGTACCTCTTCAACTTGTGCCCCTTCAACGTTATTGA
- the LOC103864377 gene encoding cytochrome P450 71B2-like isoform X2 codes for MLQPTKDVRDRKILLRFQRHRSFSIRYIREEEVGLVVKKVSESALRQSPVDLSKTFFSLTASIICRVALGQNFNEDGFVINQERIQELITEATEAIGTFTFYDFFPGALGRFLDWLFQRHKKINKVFEELDAFYQHVIDDHLTLEGRKDPDIVSLMLDMIDKQGNEDSFKLNIDNVKAILMDLFLAGVDTSAVTMIWAMSELVRNPRALKKAQEKIRTTLGEKKEIITEDDLGKVDYLTLIIKETFRLHPALPFILPRETMSHVKIQGYDIPPKTQIQINVWTIGRDPKRWTDPKEFIPERFTDSSVDFRGQHFELLPFGSGRRMCPAMPMGVATVELGLMNLLYFFDWELPDGINFGDIDMEETGNISIVKKVPLQLVPLQRY; via the exons ATGTTGCAGCCGACCAAAGACGTTAGGGACAGGAAAATTCTCTTACGGTTTCAAAGACATCGCTCTTTCTCAATACG GTATATCAGAGAGGAAGAGGTTGGACTTGTGGTGAAGAAAGTGTCTGAATCTGCTTTGAGACAATCTCCTGTAGATTTAAGCAAAACCTTTTTCTCACTCACCGCAAGCATCATTTGTAGAGTAGCTTTAGGACAGAACTTCAACGAGGATGGCTTTGTTATCAATCAAGAAAGGATCCAAGAACTTATTACCGAAGCAACAGAAGCTATAGGGACTTTCACTTTCTATGACTTCTTCCCTGGTGCACTTGGAAGATTCCTAGATTGGTTGTTTCAACGTCACAAGAAGATCAACAAAGTCTTTGAAGAGCTTGATGCTTTTTACCAACATGTGATTGATGACCACTTGACACTAGAAGGAAGGAAAGACCCGGATATTGTTTCCTTGATGTTGGATATGATCGATAAACAAGGAAACGAAGATTCTTTCAAACTCAATATTGATAATGTCAAGGCTATCCTCATG GATCTATTTCTCGCGGGGGTAGATACTAGTGCTGTAACAATGATTTGGGCGATGTCTGAACTTGTTAGAAACCCTAGAGCACTGAAGAAAGCTCAGGAAAAGATTCGAACCACCCTTGGGGAGAAAAAGGAAATAATCACTGAAGATGATCTAGGCAAAGTTGATTACTTGACGCTCATAATCAAGGAAACATTCAGACTACATCCAGCACTTCCATTTATACTCCCACGAGAAACAATGTCTCACGTCAAGATCCAAGGCTACGATATTCCCCCGAAAACGCAAATTCAAATTAACGTATGGACAATCGGACGTGACCCCAAGCGTTGGACCGACCCTAAAGAGTTCATCCCTGAACGGTTTACTGATAGTTCGGTAGATTTCAGAGGACAACATTTTGAGTTGTTACCGTTTGGGTCTGGTCGGAGGATGTGTCCCGCGATGCCAATGGGTGTTGCTACCGTGGAGCTAGGATTGATGAATTTGCTTTACTTTTTTGATTGGGAATTGCCTGATGGAATTAACTTTGGAGACATTGATATGGAAGAAACTGGTAATATCTCCATTGTCAAAAAAGTACCTCTTCAACTTGTGCCCCTTCAACGTTATTGA
- the LOC103864381 gene encoding protein SPT2 homolog isoform X2: protein MHGYEQDLDEEAGYDDYYSDDNGLDEYEDDEEEEQEVPPKEELEYLELRQKIKESIRKKQGKGSVPPQSSQDRRKKLPYNDFGSFFGPSRPVISSRVIQESKSLLENEIKNSNQPKKRPAPTSSSGDRNVTQEKRPKPVSAVRRKVETLKDTRDYSFLFSDDAELPVPKREPLSRSGSFRNSESQSAQLSARPKQQSSGINGRAAHGPPPREEKRPVVSANGHSRPSSSGSQMNHLRPGASSGSKMQSRPVSGRPASSGSSQLQHSRTTPSGSQMQQRAAPSGSQRPGSSINRQAPTRPQGSSMNSQSANRNGQPSSRSAPAKVPMDHRRQMSSSGHGVGPARSVSTSKPLPSRTALERKPSNSAGKSSLQSSQRPSSRPMSSDPRQQRLAEQQRKVSRDPTASRMIPKQSAPTSKHQMMSKPAPKRPPQRDIDDRRPLKKKKPAVMSEDAKALSMIRQMFNTDRYAGRDYDDRDMEAGFEDIMKEERRSARIAREEDEEEARLIAEEEERERQRKLRKLRR from the exons ATGCATGGCTATGAACAA GACCTTGACGAGGAAGCTGGGTATGACGACTATTACAGCGATGATAATGGATTGGATGAGTATGAGGATGACGAGGAGGAAGAACAAGAAGTGCCCCCGAAGGAAGAGTTGGAGTATCTTGAGTTGCGCCAAAAGATTAAGGAGTCTATCAGGAAAAAACAGGGCAAAGGAAGTGTTCCTCCTCAGTCTTCACAAGACAGAAGGAAAAAACTCCCTTACAACGA ctttggttccttcttTGGACCTTCACGGCCTGTAATATCCTCGAGGGTTATACAAGAAAGCAAATCCTTGCTGGAGAATGAGATAAAGAACTCCAACCAACCT AAGAAAAGACCTGCACCAACGAGCAGTTCGGGCGATAGAAATGTTACCCAGGAGAAGCGTCCTAAACCTGTGAGTGCCGTGAGAAGGAAAGTTGAGACTCTTAAGGATACAAGAGACTATTCCTTCTTGTTTTCCGATGATGCGGAGCTTCCTGTTCCGAAGAGGGAACCTCTGTCTCGAAGTGGCTCCTTTCGTAACTCTG AGTCTCAATCTGCTCAATTGTCAGCGAGGCCCAAACAACAATCATCAGGTATCAATGGTAGAGCTGCTCATGGTCCCCCTCCTCGTGAGGAGAAGAGACCCGTTGTTTCAGCAAATGGGCATTCAAGACCATCTTCCTCAGGCAGTCAAATGAATCATTTGAGACCGGGTGCTTCCTCTGGAAGCAAAATGCAGTCGAGACCTGTCTCAGGGAGACCAGCTTCCTCTGGTAGCAGCCAACTGCAGCATTCAAGAACGACTCCCTCTGGTAGCCAAATGCAGCAAAGGGCTGCACCCTCCGGCAGCCAAAGACCTGGTTCCTCAATAAACCGCCAAGCACCCACAAGACCACAAGGTTCCTCGATGAATAGCCAATCAGCTAACCGAAATGGCCAACCAAGTTCGAGATCAGCTCCTGCCAAGGTGCCGATGGATCATAGGAGGCAAATGAGCAGCAGTGGCCATGGAGTTGGTCCTGCTAGGTCGGTGTCTACGTCTAAACCTTTACCTTCGAGGACGGCATTGGAGAGAAAGCCCTCCAACTCGGCGGGGAAGAGCTCTCTCCAGAGTTCCCAGAGACCGTCCTCAAGACCAATGTCATCTGATCCCAGGCAACAACGGCTTGCAGAACAACAGAGAAAGGTTTCTCGTGACCCTACCGCATCCCGTATGATCCCAAAGCAATCAGCGCCTACCTCAAAACACCAG ATGATGAGTAAACCAGCGCCCAAGAGACCTCCACAACGTGATATAGATGACCGGAGgccactgaagaagaagaagcctgCAGTAATGTCAGAGGATGCTAAGGCATTGAGCATGATTAGACAAATGTTCAA TACCGATCGTTATGCGGGGCGTGACTATGATGACCGAGACATGGAagcgggctttgaagatatcATGAAGGAAGAGAGACGAAG TGCGAGAATCGCAAGAGAGGAAGACGAAGAGGAAGCGCGGTTGAtcgcagaagaagaagagcggGAGAGACAGAGGAAGTTGAGGAAGCTGAGGCGTTAA
- the LOC103864381 gene encoding protein spt2 isoform X1 translates to MAMNKTLTRKLGMTTITAMIMDWMSMRMTRRKNKKCPRRKSWSILSCAKRLRSLSGKNRAKEVFLLSLHKTEGKNSLTTSTCFGSFFGPSRPVISSRVIQESKSLLENEIKNSNQPKKRPAPTSSSGDRNVTQEKRPKPVSAVRRKVETLKDTRDYSFLFSDDAELPVPKREPLSRSGSFRNSESQSAQLSARPKQQSSGINGRAAHGPPPREEKRPVVSANGHSRPSSSGSQMNHLRPGASSGSKMQSRPVSGRPASSGSSQLQHSRTTPSGSQMQQRAAPSGSQRPGSSINRQAPTRPQGSSMNSQSANRNGQPSSRSAPAKVPMDHRRQMSSSGHGVGPARSVSTSKPLPSRTALERKPSNSAGKSSLQSSQRPSSRPMSSDPRQQRLAEQQRKVSRDPTASRMIPKQSAPTSKHQMMSKPAPKRPPQRDIDDRRPLKKKKPAVMSEDAKALSMIRQMFNTDRYAGRDYDDRDMEAGFEDIMKEERRSARIAREEDEEEARLIAEEEERERQRKLRKLRR, encoded by the exons ATGGCTATGAACAA GACCTTGACGAGGAAGCTGGGTATGACGACTATTACAGCGATGATAATGGATTGGATGAGTATGAGGATGACGAGGAGGAAGAACAAGAAGTGCCCCCGAAGGAAGAGTTGGAGTATCTTGAGTTGCGCCAAAAGATTAAGGAGTCTATCAGGAAAAAACAGGGCAAAGGAAGTGTTCCTCCTCAGTCTTCACAAGACAGAAGGAAAAAACTCCCTTACAACGAGTACGTG ctttggttccttcttTGGACCTTCACGGCCTGTAATATCCTCGAGGGTTATACAAGAAAGCAAATCCTTGCTGGAGAATGAGATAAAGAACTCCAACCAACCT AAGAAAAGACCTGCACCAACGAGCAGTTCGGGCGATAGAAATGTTACCCAGGAGAAGCGTCCTAAACCTGTGAGTGCCGTGAGAAGGAAAGTTGAGACTCTTAAGGATACAAGAGACTATTCCTTCTTGTTTTCCGATGATGCGGAGCTTCCTGTTCCGAAGAGGGAACCTCTGTCTCGAAGTGGCTCCTTTCGTAACTCTG AGTCTCAATCTGCTCAATTGTCAGCGAGGCCCAAACAACAATCATCAGGTATCAATGGTAGAGCTGCTCATGGTCCCCCTCCTCGTGAGGAGAAGAGACCCGTTGTTTCAGCAAATGGGCATTCAAGACCATCTTCCTCAGGCAGTCAAATGAATCATTTGAGACCGGGTGCTTCCTCTGGAAGCAAAATGCAGTCGAGACCTGTCTCAGGGAGACCAGCTTCCTCTGGTAGCAGCCAACTGCAGCATTCAAGAACGACTCCCTCTGGTAGCCAAATGCAGCAAAGGGCTGCACCCTCCGGCAGCCAAAGACCTGGTTCCTCAATAAACCGCCAAGCACCCACAAGACCACAAGGTTCCTCGATGAATAGCCAATCAGCTAACCGAAATGGCCAACCAAGTTCGAGATCAGCTCCTGCCAAGGTGCCGATGGATCATAGGAGGCAAATGAGCAGCAGTGGCCATGGAGTTGGTCCTGCTAGGTCGGTGTCTACGTCTAAACCTTTACCTTCGAGGACGGCATTGGAGAGAAAGCCCTCCAACTCGGCGGGGAAGAGCTCTCTCCAGAGTTCCCAGAGACCGTCCTCAAGACCAATGTCATCTGATCCCAGGCAACAACGGCTTGCAGAACAACAGAGAAAGGTTTCTCGTGACCCTACCGCATCCCGTATGATCCCAAAGCAATCAGCGCCTACCTCAAAACACCAG ATGATGAGTAAACCAGCGCCCAAGAGACCTCCACAACGTGATATAGATGACCGGAGgccactgaagaagaagaagcctgCAGTAATGTCAGAGGATGCTAAGGCATTGAGCATGATTAGACAAATGTTCAA TACCGATCGTTATGCGGGGCGTGACTATGATGACCGAGACATGGAagcgggctttgaagatatcATGAAGGAAGAGAGACGAAG TGCGAGAATCGCAAGAGAGGAAGACGAAGAGGAAGCGCGGTTGAtcgcagaagaagaagagcggGAGAGACAGAGGAAGTTGAGGAAGCTGAGGCGTTAA